The following nucleotide sequence is from Phycisphaerae bacterium.
TGCAACTGGCACGCGAAACCTCCGCTCCTCGCTGGAGCGCGTCTTGCAAGGTCGAACCGCCGACGCGATGGCGGTTCAGAAGTACGATATTCGCCGCCCCGCGACGCAGGGCGGAGGCTTCGAGGAACGCTTCTGGAGCCCGGTCAATTCGCCGGTCTTCGCGCCCGGCGGTGAGCTGGCCTACATCATCCATCGCGTAGAAGACGTCACCGATTTCGTCCGCCTGAAAAACCATGGGGCCGAGCAACACAAGCTCCGGACGGAGTTGCAAATCCGCGCCCAGCAGATGGAATCCGAGATCTTCCTGCGGGCGCAAGAGGTACAGGAGGCCAATCGCAGTCTCCGCGCCGCCAACGAAGAGCTGGATCGCTTTTTCACACTGTCCCTGGATTTATTGTGCATCGCCGGCACGGACGGGTATTTCAAGCGGCTCAGCGCAGCATGGGAGCGCACGCTGGGGTTCAGTACCAAGGAACTCCTGGCCCGGCCGTATATCGAATTCGTCCACCCGGACGATCGAGAGGCCACGTTGGCTGAAGCGGCCAAGCTGGCCAGAGGGATCGACGTTCTTCGATTTGAGAATCGCTATGCGTGCAAGGACGGGACCTATCGCTGGCTGTTCTGGTCCACCAGCGTGGCTCCCGATGGCCGGACCCTTTACGCCGCCGCGCGGGACATTACCGAGCGCAAGCGGATTGACGACGCTCTTCGCGAGAGTGACGAGCGATTTCGCCAGCTGGCCGGATCCATCGACGACGTTTTTTATCTCGCGACCGGCGACTCGTCCCACGTGATCTACGCCAACCCCGCTTTTGAGAAGATCTGGCAGCGCCCCGTCGATCGGCTTTGCGAAGACATCAAGACCTGGGGCGATGCCATTCATCCCGACGACCGCCAGCGCGTCGACGCGTTGTTTCATGGCAAGTGCATCGAGGAACCTTACGACATCGAATACCGGATCGTTCGCCCGGATGGGAGTCTACGGTGGATACGGGATCGCGGATACCCCGTTCGCGACAGCGCTGGGCAAGTCTATCGCATCGCGGGCATCGCCGAGGACATCTCGGAGCGAAAATCCATCGAAGCCGATTTGCGTCGGGCACGCGATGAAACCGAGCAGTTGAACCGCTACCTCTTCTCGCTGGATCGCATCAACCAGGCTTTGCTGCAATGCGAATCGATGGAGGATATCGGCCGGACGATCACGCAAGCCCTGGTCAATCACTTCGGGGCCTACTTCGGCCGCCTGTGGCTGGTACGGCCCGGAGACCTCTGTACCCAATGTGCCTTGGCCCAAGATTGCCACAATCGAGAAAAGTGTTTGCATCTCATCGCGAGCGCTGGCCACTACACGCACATTGACGGCGACCACCGCCGCGTTCCGATCCGGGCCTTCAAGATCGGGCGCATTGCGACGGGCGCGGGAAAACTCGTCTCCCACGATGTGGCCAGCGACGAGCGCATCCACGATCGCGCCTGGGCGGCCCAGCACGGATTGCGTTCCTTCGTGGGGTTCCCCCTGGTGCAACAGGGCGAGGTACTGGGTGTCGTGGCCATGTTCAGCCAGCAAGCCCTCCCCGACGCCCTTGTCGAGGTCCTCGATCTGCTCTCGCACTCGGTCGTCTCCGCCGTGGAGAACGTGAAGCAGAGGGAAGCGGTGGCCCAGGCCAATCGCGCCAAGAGCGAGTTCCTGGCGACGATGAGCCACGAGCTGCGGACGCCGCTCAACGGCGTGATCGGCATGTCCGAACTACTGATGAGCACGAACCTGGATGCCAAGCAGCGCCGCTATGCCTGGTTGGCCAAGTCCTCCGGCGATGCCTTGCTCGCCCTGATCAACGATATCCTGGATTTCTCCAAAATCGAGGCGGGCAAGATAGACCTGGAGCACATTGACTTTGACCTGTGCTATTCCGTCGAGTCCGTGGCCGCCTCGTTTTCCTCGCGCGCCGAAAGCAAGGGACTGGAATTCGTCGTGGGAGTTCACCCCGGCGTGCCGTCACTGGTGCGCGGGGATCCCGGCCGGCTGCAACAAGTCCTGTTAAACCTTATCGGTAACGCCATCAAGTTCACGGAATGCGGGCAAGTTGTTGTTCGGGCCACCCTCGAGCAAGACGACGATCGCCACCCGGTGGTCCGCTTCGCGGTAAGTGATTCCGGGATCGGCATCTCGCCAGATCGATTGAGCCGTCTCTTCGCCACCTTTACGCAGGTCGATTCCTCGACCACCAGAAAATATGGCGGGACCGGCCTCGGACTGGTGATTTCCAAGCGACTGGTTGAGCTCATGGGCGGCCAAATCGGCGTCAACAGCGAGGAAGGAAAAGGCTCGACGTTCTGGTTCACGGTCCCAATGGAAAGACAGCCTGTCGACGCTTCCCAGATTCGCGCCGTCGGCGAGAGCGTCCGGAACCTGCGCGTCCTTGTGGTGGACGACAACGAGACGAGCCGGGAAATCCTTCACGAACAATTGGTAGGCTGGGGCTTGGACCATCAGGCCGCCTCCGGCGGTCCGGAGGCACTGGTCGCGTTGCAAGCGGCCGCAGCTGATGGCAGAAGATATGGATTAGCCATTGTCGACATGCAGATGCCCGGTATGGACGGCTGGGAGTTGGCTAAGACCATCAAGGCGGATTCCCGCCTGCAAGAGACGGTCCTGGTCCTCATCACCTCCACTCAGGATGAACCGAGTCCCCAGCGGCTACGCGCCGGAGGCTTCGCCGGCTACGCGGCCAAGCCGGTGCGGCCCTCGCAGTTGCTGGACACGATCACCGACGCGCTCAATTCGGACAAGGCGCCCTCGATCCGCGACTCGGAAATTATTCCGGCAAGGTCCACACCGCGGATAGAGAAGACCGGCGCGAACTTCAACGAATCACGCATCCTCTTGGCCGAAGACCACCCGATCAGCCAGGAGGTCGCCGCAACGATTCTTCGCCAAGCTGGCTTTCAATGCGATTGCGTCGGAAATGGCAAGGAGGCGTTGGAAGCGGTGACCCGGCAGCGGTACGACCTCGTCCTGATGGACTGTCAAATGCCGGAGATGGATGGATTCACCGCCACACGAGAGATCCGCGCGGCCGAGAAGGAAGGACGCGTCCCGAACGCCAGTGACGGAAGAATGTGCATCATCGCGCTGACGGCCAATGCCATTAAAGGCGACCGCGAGCGCTGCCTGGAATCGGGGA
It contains:
- a CDS encoding response regulator, with translation MIPPTPGPGNHLTTDSRSPGLLPCPSGLAPDFRTLFESAPGLYLVLLPDFTIVAVSDAYLHSTMTQREEILGRSLFDVFPDNPDDPTATGTRNLRSSLERVLQGRTADAMAVQKYDIRRPATQGGGFEERFWSPVNSPVFAPGGELAYIIHRVEDVTDFVRLKNHGAEQHKLRTELQIRAQQMESEIFLRAQEVQEANRSLRAANEELDRFFTLSLDLLCIAGTDGYFKRLSAAWERTLGFSTKELLARPYIEFVHPDDREATLAEAAKLARGIDVLRFENRYACKDGTYRWLFWSTSVAPDGRTLYAAARDITERKRIDDALRESDERFRQLAGSIDDVFYLATGDSSHVIYANPAFEKIWQRPVDRLCEDIKTWGDAIHPDDRQRVDALFHGKCIEEPYDIEYRIVRPDGSLRWIRDRGYPVRDSAGQVYRIAGIAEDISERKSIEADLRRARDETEQLNRYLFSLDRINQALLQCESMEDIGRTITQALVNHFGAYFGRLWLVRPGDLCTQCALAQDCHNREKCLHLIASAGHYTHIDGDHRRVPIRAFKIGRIATGAGKLVSHDVASDERIHDRAWAAQHGLRSFVGFPLVQQGEVLGVVAMFSQQALPDALVEVLDLLSHSVVSAVENVKQREAVAQANRAKSEFLATMSHELRTPLNGVIGMSELLMSTNLDAKQRRYAWLAKSSGDALLALINDILDFSKIEAGKIDLEHIDFDLCYSVESVAASFSSRAESKGLEFVVGVHPGVPSLVRGDPGRLQQVLLNLIGNAIKFTECGQVVVRATLEQDDDRHPVVRFAVSDSGIGISPDRLSRLFATFTQVDSSTTRKYGGTGLGLVISKRLVELMGGQIGVNSEEGKGSTFWFTVPMERQPVDASQIRAVGESVRNLRVLVVDDNETSREILHEQLVGWGLDHQAASGGPEALVALQAAAADGRRYGLAIVDMQMPGMDGWELAKTIKADSRLQETVLVLITSTQDEPSPQRLRAGGFAGYAAKPVRPSQLLDTITDALNSDKAPSIRDSEIIPARSTPRIEKTGANFNESRILLAEDHPISQEVAATILRQAGFQCDCVGNGKEALEAVTRQRYDLVLMDCQMPEMDGFTATREIRAAEKEGRVPNASDGRMCIIALTANAIKGDRERCLESGMDDYLSKPLNPEKLIRLVEVNLSRTARPEKEVRSPAADAPAGRTIYPTERQGPPFNMEFLLKQWGGDQALVDNLIVKFRTQAQADLEKLERSIASGEMDEAARLAHSFKGAAGYLAAEKLSRIAAQLETLCRNSDSASIGAGAAAFREELYRWMEYSLQRMQAPDTGSTGGPGNSETNREYSDSRR